One region of Drosophila subobscura isolate 14011-0131.10 chromosome J, UCBerk_Dsub_1.0, whole genome shotgun sequence genomic DNA includes:
- the LOC117895372 gene encoding probable prefoldin subunit 4, translated as MAAKVASTANKVFQNHDDVHISFEDQQRINRFAKHNARMDDLKVELDVKKNELKCVEEALDEIELFDEDEDIPFLVGEVFLSHKLGKTQELLAETKDMVIKEIANIEAKAKAIKVEMDDLKAHLYQRFGSNISLENDD; from the exons ATGGCCGCTAAAGTAGCAAGCACCGCGAACAAAGTGTTCCAGAAC CACGATGATGTACACATTTCCTTTGAGGATCAGCAGCGCATCAATCGCTTTGCCAAGCACAATGCACGCATGGATGACCTGAAGGTGGAGTTGGACGTGAAGAAGAACGAGCTCAAGTGTGTGGAGGAGGCACTGGACGAGATTGAGCTGTtcgatgaggacgaggacatACCCTTCCTGGTCGGAGAGGTCTTTCTGTCACACAAGCTGGGCAAGACGCAAGAGCTGCTGGCAGAGACCAAGGATATGGTCATCAAGGAAATTGCCAACATTgaggccaaggccaaggcaATCAAAGTGGAAATGGATGATCTCAAAGCGCATCTCTACCAGCGCTTTGGCAGCAATATCTCGCTGGAGAATGACGATTAG